A single window of Nicotiana sylvestris chromosome 3, ASM39365v2, whole genome shotgun sequence DNA harbors:
- the LOC104239917 gene encoding uncharacterized protein gives MAVHRVSFLALLLLLGMSLLVSNVEHADAKACPLNCDPRIAYGVCPRSEEKKNDRICTNCCAGTKGCKYFSDDGTFVCEGESDPRNPKACPRNCDPRIAYGICPLSEEKKNDRICTNCCAGTKGCKYFSDDGTFVCEGESDPRNPKACPRNCDPRIAYGICPLSEEKKNDRICTNCCAGKKGCKYFSNDGTFVCEGESDPRNPKACTLNCDPRIAYGICPLSEEKKNDRICTNCCAGKKGCKYFSDDGTFVCEGESDPRNPKACTLNCDPRIAYGICPLSEEKKNDRICTNCCAGKKGCKYFSDDGTFVCEGESDPRNPKACPRNCDGRIAYGICPLSEEKKNDRICTNCCAGTKGCKYFSDDGTFVCEGESDPRNPKACPRNCDPRIAYGICPLSEEKKNDRICTNCCAGTKGCKYFSDDGTFVCEGESDPRNPKACPRNCDGRIAYGICPLSKEKKNDRICTNCCAGKKGCKYFSDDGTFICEGESEYASKVDEYVREVENDLQKSKVAVSEVLTNNM, from the coding sequence GAATGTCTCTGCTTGTAAGCAATGTGGAACATGCAGATGCCAAGGCTTGTCCCTTAAATTGTGATCCAAGAATTGCCTATGGAGTTTGCCCGCGTTCAGAAGAAAAGAAGAATGATCGGATATGCACCAACTGTTGCGCAGGCACGAAGGGATGTAAGTACTTTAGTGATGATGGAACTTTTGTTTGTGAAGGAGAGTCTGATCCTAGAAATCCAAAGGCTTGTCCTCGGAATTGCGATCCAAGAATTGCCTATGGGATTTGCCCACTTTcagaagaaaaaaagaatgatCGGATATGCACCAACTGTTGCGCAGGCACGAAGGGTTGTAAGTACTTTAGTGATGATGGAACTTTTGTTTGTGAAGGAGAGTCTGATCCTAGAAATCCAAAGGCTTGTCCTCGGAATTGCGATCCAAGAATTGCCTATGGGATTTGCCCACTTTCAGAAGAAAAGAAGAATGATCGGATATGCACCAACTGTTGCGCAGGCAAAAAGGGCTGTAAGTACTTTAGTAATGATGGAACTTTTGTTTGTGAAGGAGAGTCTGATCCTAGAAATCCAAAGGCTTGTACTCTGAATTGCGATCCAAGAATTGCCTATGGGATTTGCCCACTCTCAGAAGAAAAGAAGAATGATCGGATATGCACCAACTGTTGCGCAGGCAAAAAGGGCTGTAAATACTTTAGTGATGATGGAACTTTTGTTTGTGAAGGAGAGTCTGATCCTAGAAATCCAAAGGCTTGTACTCTGAATTGCGATCCAAGAATTGCCTATGGGATTTGCCCACTTTCAGAAGAAAAGAAGAATGATCGGATATGTACTAACTGTTGCGCAGGCAAAAAGGGCTGTAAATACTTTAGTGATGATGGAACTTTTGTTTGTGAAGGAGAGTCTGATCCTAGAAATCCAAAAGCCTGTCCTCGGAATTGTGATGGAAGAATTGCCTATGGGATTTGCCCACTTTcagaagaaaaaaagaatgatCGGATATGCACCAACTGTTGCGCAGGCACGAAGGGTTGTAAGTACTTTAGTGATGATGGAACTTTTGTTTGTGAAGGAGAGTCTGATCCTAGAAATCCAAAGGCTTGTCCTCGGAATTGCGATCCAAGAATTGCCTATGGGATTTGCCCACTTTCAGAAGAAAAGAAGAATGATCGGATATGCACCAACTGTTGCGCAGGCACGAAGGGTTGTAAGTACTTTAGTGATGATGGAACTTTTGTTTGTGAAGGAGAGTCTGATCCTAGAAATCCAAAAGCCTGTCCTCGGAATTGTGATGGAAGAATTGCCTATGGGATTTGCCCActttcaaaagaaaagaagaatgatCGGATATGCACCAATTGTTGCGCAGGTAAAAAGGGCTGTAAGTACTTTAGTGATGATGGAACTTTTATTTGTGAAGGAGAATCTGAATATGCCAGCAAAGTGGATGAATATGTTCGTGAAGTTGAGAATGATCTCCAGAAGTCTAAGGTTGCTGTTTCCGAAGTCCTAACGAATAATATGTAG